Proteins found in one Podarcis muralis chromosome 5, rPodMur119.hap1.1, whole genome shotgun sequence genomic segment:
- the OARD1 gene encoding ADP-ribose glycohydrolase OARD1 isoform X3 gives MAPNPRRPTKRRRGWPPRRRRKKSSSRRSLRWFETLRARAVGTVVRSLIMYIKGDLFTCPGTDSLAHCISEDCHMSAGIAAIFKKKFGGVQELLNQKKKTGDVAVLQRDNRYVYYLITKNKYFHKPTYGNLQKSLEAMKLHCMNNGVTCISMPKLLAWEMQEVR, from the exons ATGGCGCCCAACCCCCGACGCCCAACAAAGAGAAGACGAGGGTGGCCTCCGCGCAGGCGCCGCAAGAAGAGCTCCTCCCGCCGAAGCTTGCGCTGGTTTGAAACTCTGCGCGCACGCGCTGTTGGAACAGTCGTGCGCTCCCTC ATCATGTACATAAAGGGGGACCTTTTTACGTGtcctggaacagactcccttgctCACTGCATTAGTGAGGATTGCCACATGAGTGCTGGCATAGCTGCCATTTTCAAGAAGAAGTTTGGTGGTGTTCAAGAGCTCTTGAACCAGA AAAAGAAGACTGGAGATGTGGCTGTTCTGCAGAGAGACAATCGATATGTGTACTATCTG ATTACAAAGAACAAATACTTTCATAAACCTACCTATGGCAATTTACAGAAGAGTCTGGAAGCTATGAAACTCCACTGCATGAATAATGGCGTAACTTGCATTTCTATGCCCAA
- the OARD1 gene encoding ADP-ribose glycohydrolase OARD1 isoform X2, with protein sequence MAPNPRRPTKRRRGWPPRRRRKKSSSRRSLRWFETLRARAVGTVVRSLIMYIKGDLFTCPGTDSLAHCISEDCHMSAGIAAIFKKKFGGVQELLNQKKKTGDVAVLQRDNRYVYYLITKNKYFHKPTYGNLQKSLEAMKLHCMNNGVTCISMPKIGCGLDRLDWNKVSTVLEEVFEDTDVSITVYSL encoded by the exons ATGGCGCCCAACCCCCGACGCCCAACAAAGAGAAGACGAGGGTGGCCTCCGCGCAGGCGCCGCAAGAAGAGCTCCTCCCGCCGAAGCTTGCGCTGGTTTGAAACTCTGCGCGCACGCGCTGTTGGAACAGTCGTGCGCTCCCTC ATCATGTACATAAAGGGGGACCTTTTTACGTGtcctggaacagactcccttgctCACTGCATTAGTGAGGATTGCCACATGAGTGCTGGCATAGCTGCCATTTTCAAGAAGAAGTTTGGTGGTGTTCAAGAGCTCTTGAACCAGA AAAAGAAGACTGGAGATGTGGCTGTTCTGCAGAGAGACAATCGATATGTGTACTATCTG ATTACAAAGAACAAATACTTTCATAAACCTACCTATGGCAATTTACAGAAGAGTCTGGAAGCTATGAAACTCCACTGCATGAATAATGGCGTAACTTGCATTTCTATGCCCAA GATTGGGTGCGGACTTGACCGCCTGGATTGGAATAAAGTTTCAACAGTGCTTGAAGAAGTATTTGAGGATACAGATGTTAGCATTACAGTTTATTCCCTGTAA
- the APOBEC2 gene encoding C->U-editing enzyme APOBEC-2, which yields MAEKQEQPQASQNGEKAENAENAENAENAENAEEAEKPQELEELPPFEIVTGERLPAFFFKFQFKNVEYSSGRNKTFLCYIIEIQGKESKTLRGYLEDEHSAAHAEDAFFNTILPTCESGLRYNVTWYVSSSPCVGCAEQITKALKKNKNLKLSIVVGRLFMWEEPDIQAALKKLKAAGCKMRIMKPQDFEYVWKNFVEQEEGEEPKAFTPWEDIQENFLYYEEKLAEVLH from the exons ATGGCTGAGAAGCAGGAGCAGCCGCAAGCCTCCCAGAATGGCGAAAAGGCTGAAAATGCAGAGAACGCAGAGAACGCAGAAAACGCAGAGAATGCAGAGGAGGCCGAAAAGCCACAGGAGCTGGAGGAACTGCCACCCTTCGAAATTGTAACAGG GGAACGGCTTCCAGCCTTCTTTTTCAAGTTCCAGTTCAAGAATGTAGAATACAGTTCAGGCCGGAACAAGACCTTCCTGTGCTACATCATAGAGATTCAAGGCAAGGAGTCAAAAACCTTACGGGGCTATCTGGAGGATGAACATTCAGCAGCCCATGCAGAAGATGCCTTCTTCAATACCATCTTGCCTACGTGTGAATCTGGCCTACGCTACAATGTTACCTGGTATGTCTCTTCTAGCCCCTGCGTCGGCTGCGCTGAGCAGATAACTAAGGCACTGAAGAAGAACAAGAACCTGAAGCTCTCCATTGTAGTGGGCCGTCTCTTCATGTGGGAAGAGCCTGACATCCAAGCTGCTCTGAAGAAATTGAAGGCAGCTGGCTGTAAAATGAGAATCATGAAGCCTCAAGACTTTGAGTATGTATGGAAGAATTTTGTAGAGCAGGAGGAAGGTGAGGAACCTAAGGCATTTACACCCTGGGAGGACATTCAAGAGAACTTCCTATATTATGAAGAAAAGCTTGCTGAAGTTTTGCACTGA